A single region of the Ptychodera flava strain L36383 chromosome 9, AS_Pfla_20210202, whole genome shotgun sequence genome encodes:
- the LOC139140646 gene encoding uncharacterized protein, protein MDIIDMNMARENDRGSKNGGGKDDDKEDGGRKGEGKGRRPPPPMGSDLPSDLLPPLNSDGSDMPPPPPRPEERKFGGRKDDDDRDDKEDGGRKGKGKGRRPPPPMGSDLPSDFELPSLNSDGSDLPPPPPRPEERKFGGRKDDDDRDDKEDGGRKGKGKGRRPPPPMGSDLPSDLELPSLNSDGSDLPPPPPRPKERKFGGRKDDDDRDDKEDGGRKGKGKGRRPPPPMGSDLPSDLELPSLNSDGSDLPPPPPPRHEERKFGGSKDDDDRDDKEDGGRKGKGKGRRPPPPVGSDLPSDLPPPEPEDSDMPPPRPEEDDMKPPENESRLMKALLSLRHF, encoded by the exons ATGGACATCATTGATATGAACATGGCAAGGGAAAACGACAGGGGCTCTAAAAACGGAGGCGGAAAGGATGACGACAAGGAAGACGGCGGAAGAAAGGGTGAGGGCAAAGGCAGACGCCCTCCTCCACCAATGGGAAGTGACCTACCATCTGACCTACTTCCACCTCTGAATTCTGATGGCAGTGACATGCCCCCGCCTCCACCACGACCCGAAGAGAGGAAATTTGGAGGCAGGAAAGATGACGACGATCGGGATGATAAGGAAGATGGTGGAAGAAAAGGCAAGGGTAAGGGAAGACGCCCTCCCCCACCAATGGGAAGTGACCTACCATCCGACTTCGAGCTCCCATCTCTGAATTCTGATGGCAGTGACTTGCCGCCCCCACCACCACGACCCGAAGAGAGGAAATTTGGAGGCAGGAAAGATGACGACGATCGGGATGATAAGGAAGATGGTGGAAGAAAAGGCAAGGGTAAGGGAAGACGCCCTCCCCCACCAATGGGAAGTGACCTACCATCCGACCTCGAGCTCCCATCTCTGAATTCTGATGGCAGTGACTTGCCGCCCCCACCACCACGACCCAAAGAGAGGAAATTTGGAGGCAGGAAAGATGACGACGATCGGGATGATAAGGAAGATGGTGGAAGAAAAGGCAAGGGTAAGGGAAGACGCCCTCCCCCACCAATGGGAAGTGACCTACCATCCGACCTCGAGCTCCCATCTCTGAATTCTGATGGCAGTGACTTGCCGCCCCCACCACCACCAAGACATGAAGAGAGGAAATTTGGAGGCAGTAAAGATGATGACGATCGGGATGATAAGGAAGATGGTGGAAGAAAAGGCAAGGGTAAGGGTAGACGCCCTCCCCCACCAGTGGGAAGTGACCTACCATCCGACCTCCCACCACCGGAACCTGAAGACAGTGATATGCCACCACCTCGACCAGAAGAGGATGACATGAAACCACCAGAAA ATGAAAGTCGCCTGATGAAGGCACTACTCTCTCTGCGACATTTTTAG